AGCAAGCCCATCAAGCTGATGCTGACGTCCGAAGAATTGTCCGAACTGGATGCGGAAACGCTTCCTTTGAAAATGGAAAAGGCCGGGCCGCGCGAAAAGCTGTATTTCGACCCGTCCAAGACCAAATGCGCCATCGTCACCTGTGGCGGCCTGTGTCCCGGCATCAACGACGTGATTCGCGCCGTGGTCATGGAGGCCTTCTATCATTACGGAATCCGCAGCGTGCTCGGCATCCGTTTCGGTCTGAAGGGATTCATTGCGGAGCACGGATACAGCGTCAAGGAACTGACTCCCGAGGCCGTGTCCTCGATCCATCAGTTCGGCGGAACCATTCTCGGCTCGTCGCGCGGGCCGCAGTCGCCCGTGGATATCGTGGACTCCCTCGAACGCATGAACGTGAACGTGCTGTTCATGATCGGCGGCGATGGCACCATGCGCGCCGCTTCCGGAATTGTTGACGAAATCTCCAAACGCAACCGCAAGATTTCCGTGATCGGCATCCCCAAGACCATCGACAACGACATCAATTTCGTGTCCCGCTCCTTCGGCTTCGACACGGCCGTGGAAAAGGCCACCGAGGCCATCCAGTGCGCACATGTCGAGGCCACGGGCGTCGACTACGGCGTGGGACTGGTCAAGCTCATGGGCCGCGAATCCGGATTCATTGCAGCACAGGCCACACTGGCGCTTCAGGAAGTCAATTTCGTGCTCGTCCCGGAAAGTCCCTTTGAACTGGAAGGGGAGAACGGGTTTCTCGCCGCTCTGGAGCGCCGTCTGGACTGCCGTGGGCATGCCCTGATCGTCTGCGCCGAGGGCGCGGGCCAGAATCTCGTGGAGGGAACCCGGGAGCGCGACGCCTCGGGCAATCCCGTGCTCGCGGACATATGCACCCTGCTCAAGAAGCGCATCAAGCAGCACTTCAAGGACAATGGGCGTGATCTGGTCATGAAGTTCATTGATCCGAGCTACATCATCCGGTCCGTGCCTGCCAATGCAAATGACCGCATCTACTGC
Above is a window of Pseudodesulfovibrio tunisiensis DNA encoding:
- a CDS encoding ATP-dependent 6-phosphofructokinase codes for the protein MSRKPICIDTEIPNLGTAKIPNPMTPVRFTDDSKPIKLMLTSEELSELDAETLPLKMEKAGPREKLYFDPSKTKCAIVTCGGLCPGINDVIRAVVMEAFYHYGIRSVLGIRFGLKGFIAEHGYSVKELTPEAVSSIHQFGGTILGSSRGPQSPVDIVDSLERMNVNVLFMIGGDGTMRAASGIVDEISKRNRKISVIGIPKTIDNDINFVSRSFGFDTAVEKATEAIQCAHVEATGVDYGVGLVKLMGRESGFIAAQATLALQEVNFVLVPESPFELEGENGFLAALERRLDCRGHALIVCAEGAGQNLVEGTRERDASGNPVLADICTLLKKRIKQHFKDNGRDLVMKFIDPSYIIRSVPANANDRIYCGFLGQSAVHAAMAGKTGMVVSLLKSSLVHLPLPLVTAKRKKLNLSSDYWRSVVETTGQAGYFACRNGK